The Anaeromyxobacter diazotrophicus genome includes the window CGCCCACCACCCGCGTCGCCACCTGGATCATGTGCTGGAGCCGCTTGACGATGAGCACCTGGAAGACGAGGACGAAGAGGACGGCCAGGAGGACCATGAGGGCCGCCACCCCGAGCACCGCCTGGCGCTGCCCGGAGCGCATCTCGTCGTAGACCGCGGTGATGTCGCGGAGGACGAAGACCGCGCCCACCTTGGCGCCGGACACGTCGTGGATCGGGAACACGCCCCGGGCCAGCGTCTTGCCGCCCCTCGACAGGATCTCGAGCGGCACGCCCTCGTCCGGGAGGTCGGCGATCTTGCCGTTGTACTGGAAGATCTCGTTGTCGTCGGAGGTGTTGTCGGCGAGGAGGAGGTCGGGCATGTCGGCCCAGTTGTTGCGCTGGCCCGCCGTCGCCCGCAGGGTGGCCCACTTCTTCTCGTCCATCCGGCCCTTCGAGAGCAGGAGGCCGTAGTCGTCGCCGCTCACCTTCTTGATCTGGCCGAGGAAGCCGCCGATCTCCTTGCCGAGCTCGAGGTAGCCGATGGGGCGGCCGCCCTCCTCCACCGGCACCAGCACGCGCAGCACCATCCCGGTGAACCCGAGGTCGAGACCCGTCACCATGCGGCGCTCGCGGGCGACCCGCGCCAGCGTGACGCGCTCCACGAAGTCGCCGTGCATGTCGGGCGTGCCGACGCGGAGGACGTTGCGCAGGCCCTTGGCGTTCATGTCGCCGGCCTGCTCGGGCTCCCAGTAGTTCCAGTGCGTGATGCCGAAGCGGCCGCGCCAGTCGCGGTAGAGCGGCTGCGACAGCGTGAGCAGGCGCGCCGGATCGCGCGAGATCATCCCGGCCCGCACCTCCGGGTCGCGGGTCAGGGCGGAGATCGAGGCGGACATGAGCTCGGTGCTCGTCCGCTCGACCTCGGAGAACGCCACCGCGGCGCTCCGGATCGAGTCCTTGGTCAGGCGCTCGGCGTTCTGGTCGTAGATGCGGTTGAAGTACAGCACCAGCCCGATGGCGCCGAGGCTGAGCCCTCCGATGATCAGGAGGAGGATCTTGAATCTGATGGTCTTGATCATGCGTTCTCCGAAGCGGGGTGGAGCTCCTCTGGGTCAACGGCTGGGCTGGGCGTCAGGGCATCCCTTCCCACCAGCGCAGCCCGGAGGCCGAGGTGGTGGTCTCGTCCTGCTTGGCCTGCGGCTCGGCCGCGCTCGTCGCGGGCGCGGCGGCGCCGCCGGGGCGGGCCGCGGCGCCTCCCTCGGCCAGCCGGCGGCGCAGCTCGTCGAGCCCCTTGGTCGGGGCCGCGACGCGCCGCTTCGCTCCGGGAGCCGCCGCCTCCGGCGCGGGCGCGCTCGCGACCGGCGCCGGCGCAGCCGCCGGCGCGGGGGCGGGCGCGGCCGGGGTGGCCTGCCGGAGCTTGTCGAGCTTGGCGACCGCGGCGCCGAGCGACAGCGTCAGGAACTGCACGTTCGTCGTCTTGGTGCAGAGCACCGCCAGCATCGAGCCGCCGAACGGCTTCGCGAGGAGCCGCGCCTCCTTGAAGCGCACGTCGAGCAGCTCGGCCGTGTCGCTCGTCACCTCC containing:
- a CDS encoding roadblock/LC7 domain-containing protein, translating into MQTVLSQLNSVPGVVGSLVCDPDGQLTAHVFPPLFDVAALQDAARALADGAVGLEVTSDTAELLDVRFKEARLLAKPFGGSMLAVLCTKTTNVQFLTLSLGAAVAKLDKLRQATPAAPAPAPAAAPAPVASAPAPEAAAPGAKRRVAAPTKGLDELRRRLAEGGAAARPGGAAAPATSAAEPQAKQDETTTSASGLRWWEGMP
- a CDS encoding cache domain-containing protein; translated protein: MIKTIRFKILLLIIGGLSLGAIGLVLYFNRIYDQNAERLTKDSIRSAAVAFSEVERTSTELMSASISALTRDPEVRAGMISRDPARLLTLSQPLYRDWRGRFGITHWNYWEPEQAGDMNAKGLRNVLRVGTPDMHGDFVERVTLARVARERRMVTGLDLGFTGMVLRVLVPVEEGGRPIGYLELGKEIGGFLGQIKKVSGDDYGLLLSKGRMDEKKWATLRATAGQRNNWADMPDLLLADNTSDDNEIFQYNGKIADLPDEGVPLEILSRGGKTLARGVFPIHDVSGAKVGAVFVLRDITAVYDEMRSGQRQAVLGVAALMVLLAVLFVLVFQVLIVKRLQHMIQVATRVVGGEFDLEIVPSADDEIGAFETLFEQFRQLFVELIGQAHKATGTTGRGGK